One Synechocystis sp. LKSZ1 genomic window, ATGTATGAGCAAATTAAAGCGCTCAAGAGTGGTCAGTCGATCATGAAGCCGATCTACAACCATGAAACTGGGATGATCGACCCCCCCGAAAAAATTGAACCGAATAAGGTTGTTGTCATCGAAGGTCTGCACCCCCTCTACGACGAACGGGTCCGCGAATTGGTTGATTTTGGGGTCTATCTCGACATCAGTGAAGAGGTTAAAATCAACTGGAAAATTCAACGAGACATGGCAGAACGGGGCCATACCTACGAAGATGTCCTGGCTTCCATCAATGCCCGTAAGCCCGACTTTACGGCCTACATTGAGCCACAAAAACAGTACGCGGATGTTGTCATTCAAGTTCTGCCGACCCAGTTGATCGATGACCACGAGAGCAAGCTCCTGCGCGTCCGTCTGGTACAAAAAGAAGGGGTTCAATTCTTTGAACCGGCATACCTGTTCGATGAAGGTTCTACTATCGATTGGCGTCCCTGTGGCCGCAAACTGACCTGTACTTACCCCGGCTTAAAAATGTATTATGGCCCTGATAGTTTCATGGGCAATGAAGTCTCGATTCTAGAAGTTGATGGCAAGTTCGATAACCTCGAAGAAATGATCTACGTTGAAAGCCATCTGAGCAAAACCGGGACGAAATACTACGGTGAAATGACCGAGTTACTGCTCAAACATAAGGAATATCCCGGCTCCGAGAACGGCACCGGCCTCTTCCAGGTTCTCGTAGGCCTGAAAATGCGGGAAGTTTACGAACAACTGACAGCCCCGGAAAAAGTGCCAGCTACGGTCTAAGCAACTGAGTGGGGTATTTCCCCGTCGATCCCCCTAAGCTAGGGGGATTTTATGTTTTCCGGCTTCACTGTCACTAGGCTT contains:
- a CDS encoding phosphoribulokinase, giving the protein MTTPLDRVVLIGVAGDSGCGKSTFLRRLIDLFGEEFMTVICLDDYHSLDRQGRKAAGVTALDPRANNFDLMYEQIKALKSGQSIMKPIYNHETGMIDPPEKIEPNKVVVIEGLHPLYDERVRELVDFGVYLDISEEVKINWKIQRDMAERGHTYEDVLASINARKPDFTAYIEPQKQYADVVIQVLPTQLIDDHESKLLRVRLVQKEGVQFFEPAYLFDEGSTIDWRPCGRKLTCTYPGLKMYYGPDSFMGNEVSILEVDGKFDNLEEMIYVESHLSKTGTKYYGEMTELLLKHKEYPGSENGTGLFQVLVGLKMREVYEQLTAPEKVPATV